The Acinetobacter lwoffii genome has a segment encoding these proteins:
- a CDS encoding N-acetylmuramoyl-L-alanine amidase family protein produces MSIITQSIFAENSVVLDVGHSPKQAGSTAANGYPEYTYNLSMVNSIEYFLKSRHVQVLRSSVNEDKVSLVQRATRYPNANLFISVHHDSIPTELTKYKNQLKGFSIFVSKKNPEYGKSLKCANLIGQNLKSIGESPSTYHGMNIPGENKKLLTSNGVYQYDNLVVLKKSQKPAVLIEIGVIANPEEANRLSNQKVIWKISENIAQSIQQCLNQ; encoded by the coding sequence ATGTCAATCATTACACAATCTATCTTTGCTGAAAATTCAGTAGTACTTGATGTTGGCCATTCACCAAAACAAGCTGGATCTACTGCAGCTAACGGCTATCCTGAATACACTTACAACCTAAGCATGGTCAATTCTATTGAATACTTTCTTAAATCGCGTCATGTCCAAGTGCTCAGATCTTCAGTGAATGAAGATAAAGTCTCACTGGTTCAACGTGCGACCAGATACCCTAATGCTAATCTTTTTATTTCGGTGCACCACGACTCAATACCTACTGAGCTGACCAAGTACAAGAATCAACTCAAGGGTTTTTCAATTTTTGTATCAAAGAAAAATCCAGAATACGGAAAAAGTTTGAAATGCGCCAATCTCATTGGCCAGAACCTAAAATCAATTGGTGAAAGCCCTTCTACTTACCATGGCATGAATATACCAGGTGAAAACAAAAAGCTTTTGACCTCAAATGGCGTATATCAATATGACAATCTAGTGGTCCTGAAGAAATCACAAAAGCCGGCGGTTTTAATTGAGATCGGCGTGATTGCCAATCCTGAAGAAGCAAATCGCTTATCTAATCAGAAAGTAATCTGGAAAATATCTGAAAATATTGCTCAGTCGATACAGCAATGTTTAAACCAATAA